One genomic segment of Streptomyces liangshanensis includes these proteins:
- a CDS encoding ArsR/SmtB family transcription factor: protein MVSDEQRRVLDPEHDAAALKALTHPLRIRLLGLLRQDGPATASELAVTTGESSASTSYHLRVLAKYDFVAEAAHRDGRERRWQAVHSVTSWNNTAMTGSPESRAFVNFSRRRQIEHLEASVDRHEADIAEGRLGEEWLEPSGLVDLMPRLTPEAAGELWEVFHRTLDELATRDEGDPRAEQVVVVVAALPLAARGDGETP, encoded by the coding sequence ATGGTCAGCGACGAGCAGCGGCGGGTCCTCGATCCCGAACATGACGCGGCGGCCCTCAAGGCCCTCACCCACCCCCTCCGGATCCGGCTCCTCGGGCTGCTCCGGCAGGACGGTCCCGCCACGGCGAGCGAACTCGCCGTCACGACAGGGGAGTCGTCCGCCTCCACCAGCTACCACCTTCGGGTCCTGGCGAAGTACGACTTCGTCGCGGAGGCCGCGCACCGTGACGGGCGGGAGCGCCGGTGGCAGGCGGTGCACTCGGTGACCTCGTGGAACAACACGGCGATGACGGGCTCCCCGGAGAGCCGCGCCTTCGTCAACTTCTCGCGCAGGCGCCAGATCGAGCACCTGGAGGCCTCCGTCGACCGGCACGAGGCGGACATCGCGGAGGGGCGGTTGGGCGAGGAGTGGTTGGAGCCGTCGGGCTTGGTGGACCTGATGCCCCGTCTGACGCCGGAAGCGGCTGGTGAGTTGTGGGAGGTGTTCCACCGGACGCTGGACGAGCTGGCCACCCGCGATGAAGGGGACCCGCGCGCCGAACAGGTCGTCGTGGTCGTGGCGGCGCTGCCGCTGGCGGCGAGGGGGGACGGGGAGACGCCGTGA
- a CDS encoding MFS transporter produces MGLTIAPLILLFTERGMALTAVAGFFAAHSLTAAALELPTGGLSDVIGRRTVLAAAGLLGLAAFTLQALGTTAWVLTLGMALMGAGRALSSGPAEAWYVDTVQAYSGPDADLRTGLARAGTATSAALAAGTLLGGGLPWLLGLGPDLGAKLREATSGLVLPLSVPSLLAAVLEIVYVLYVLTALPEPPRPRATLRGVLRGIPVTVGEGLRLGGRDALVRRILLSAGAAGAALAVLELLTPGRAADLTGAAESGAVVFAGLACAGFVCSALGSHLAPLAARVAGGGERAVLLSLGTGAVGLFLLGVTVVGAGAGTGAGTGALPLVGGVVGFGLVYLGLGAAGPNENDLLHRRVSGAGRATALSVQSLALQLVAAVGGLGVSALPAGPTPWLLGGGALVGGGALWVGRADRADRGSRAGRADQGSRVGRGSQVGRGTLGESGPSAAGRGSARRPG; encoded by the coding sequence GTGGGCCTCACCATCGCACCGCTCATCCTCCTCTTCACCGAGCGCGGCATGGCCCTCACCGCCGTCGCGGGCTTCTTCGCCGCGCACTCCCTCACCGCCGCCGCCCTCGAACTGCCCACCGGCGGCCTGTCGGACGTCATCGGCCGTCGTACGGTCCTGGCCGCCGCCGGACTGTTGGGCCTGGCCGCCTTCACCCTGCAAGCGCTGGGCACCACCGCGTGGGTGCTCACGCTGGGCATGGCCCTGATGGGCGCGGGCCGCGCGTTGTCGAGCGGACCGGCGGAGGCCTGGTACGTCGACACCGTCCAGGCGTACTCAGGACCGGACGCGGACCTCCGTACCGGACTGGCACGCGCCGGTACGGCCACCTCCGCCGCCCTCGCCGCCGGCACCCTCCTCGGCGGCGGCCTGCCGTGGCTGCTGGGCCTCGGGCCGGACCTCGGGGCGAAGTTGCGCGAGGCCACCTCGGGCCTCGTACTCCCCCTCTCCGTACCGTCGTTGCTCGCCGCGGTCCTGGAGATCGTCTATGTGCTGTACGTCCTGACGGCCCTGCCCGAACCACCTCGGCCACGCGCCACCCTGCGCGGGGTGCTGCGTGGCATACCCGTCACGGTGGGGGAGGGGCTGCGGTTGGGCGGCCGGGACGCGCTGGTGCGGCGGATCCTCCTGAGCGCGGGGGCGGCGGGCGCCGCGCTCGCCGTCCTCGAACTGCTCACCCCGGGCCGGGCCGCCGACCTCACCGGCGCGGCGGAGTCGGGTGCGGTGGTGTTCGCGGGGCTGGCCTGCGCGGGCTTCGTCTGCTCGGCCCTGGGCAGCCACCTCGCCCCGCTGGCGGCGCGGGTGGCGGGCGGCGGCGAACGCGCGGTTCTGCTGAGCCTGGGCACGGGGGCGGTGGGGCTGTTCCTGCTGGGCGTGACGGTGGTGGGGGCGGGAGCGGGGACGGGGGCGGGCACGGGAGCGTTGCCGCTGGTGGGCGGGGTGGTCGGGTTCGGCCTGGTGTACCTGGGGCTGGGCGCGGCCGGCCCGAACGAGAACGACCTGCTGCACCGCCGCGTCAGCGGCGCGGGCCGCGCGACGGCGCTGTCGGTCCAGTCGCTGGCACTGCAACTGGTCGCGGCGGTCGGGGGGTTGGGCGTCAGCGCGTTGCCGGCCGGCCCGACGCCTTGGTTGCTGGGAGGCGGGGCGCTGGTGGGGGGAGGGGCGCTGTGGGTGGGTCGGGCGGATCGGGCGGATCGGGGGAGCCGGGCGGGCCGGGCGGATCAGGGGAGCCGGGTAGGCCGGGGAAGCCAGGTGGGCCGAGGGACCCTGGGGGAATCGGGCCCTTCGGCCGCCGGGCGGGGGAGCGCCCGGCGGCCGGGGTAG
- a CDS encoding polysaccharide lyase family 7 protein, whose protein sequence is MKLRSRLLAVATAAGIAAALSVMGGTSASAANPAVAPGGNFNLSVWQLQEPVGSPGSPTTISSSRLQGANGYQDSYFYTDTRDGAMTFWAPEKGVTTPNSNYARSELREMNSNGSAADWSLSGSHKLSATLRVVSVTSNVCVGQIHLGSGGTSTKPLVELYYRSSGDIVAGIENSPDGGQTPHTVGHVSVGKTWTYTIAVSGGNQIDLTVNGSTTHYPIPSSFKPYKQYFKAGSYNQSSSDSTTKGARVGFYGLTVSHS, encoded by the coding sequence ATGAAGCTCCGTTCCCGACTCCTCGCCGTGGCCACCGCCGCCGGCATAGCCGCCGCGCTCAGCGTCATGGGTGGTACCAGTGCCAGTGCCGCCAACCCGGCCGTCGCGCCCGGCGGCAACTTCAACCTGTCGGTGTGGCAGTTGCAGGAGCCGGTGGGTTCGCCCGGTTCGCCGACGACCATCTCGTCGTCCCGGCTCCAGGGCGCCAACGGCTACCAGGACTCGTACTTCTACACCGACACCCGCGACGGCGCGATGACTTTCTGGGCGCCGGAGAAGGGCGTCACCACGCCCAACTCCAACTACGCCCGCTCCGAGTTGCGGGAGATGAACTCCAACGGCAGCGCCGCCGACTGGTCCCTCAGCGGCAGCCACAAGCTGAGCGCGACGCTCCGCGTCGTGTCCGTCACCTCGAACGTCTGCGTCGGACAGATCCACCTCGGCTCGGGCGGTACGTCCACCAAGCCGCTCGTCGAGCTGTACTACCGCTCCAGCGGGGACATCGTCGCAGGCATCGAGAACTCCCCCGACGGCGGCCAGACCCCCCACACCGTGGGGCACGTGTCGGTCGGCAAGACCTGGACGTACACGATCGCCGTCTCCGGCGGCAACCAGATCGACCTGACGGTCAATGGCAGTACGACGCACTACCCGATCCCGTCGTCCTTCAAGCCGTACAAGCAGTACTTCAAGGCCGGTTCGTACAACCAGTCGTCCTCCGACAGCACCACGAAGGGTGCGCGTGTCGGCTTCTACGGGCTGACGGTCTCCCACAGCTGA
- a CDS encoding carboxymuconolactone decarboxylase family protein, translating to MADTAETRQDRFKRGMKVLTEIDGDSGQKVIDSLADISPELGHQVVAWAFGDIYNRPGLAPRDRQLVTLGMLTALGGCEPQLDVHINASLNVGLTPDEITEALLHASVYCGMPKALNATFVAKKVFTERGLLPTPPGESA from the coding sequence ATGGCCGACACCGCGGAGACCCGCCAGGACCGCTTCAAGCGGGGCATGAAGGTGCTCACCGAGATCGACGGTGACAGCGGGCAGAAGGTGATCGACTCGCTGGCCGACATCTCCCCCGAGCTCGGCCACCAGGTCGTCGCCTGGGCGTTCGGCGACATCTACAACCGCCCCGGCCTCGCGCCCCGGGACCGCCAGTTGGTCACCCTCGGCATGCTCACCGCCCTCGGCGGGTGCGAGCCCCAGCTCGACGTCCACATCAACGCGTCCCTCAACGTCGGCCTCACCCCAGACGAGATCACCGAAGCACTCCTGCACGCCTCGGTCTACTGCGGCATGCCCAAGGCCCTGAACGCCACCTTCGTGGCGAAGAAGGTCTTCACGGAACGAGGACTCCTCCCCACCCCGCCCGGCGAGTCCGCCTGA
- a CDS encoding TetR/AcrR family transcriptional regulator: protein MTDEADRTGPPRRIRADAQRNVDALIKAARTVFDTSGVDAPAKEIGDLAGVGVGTLYRHFPLRSDLVKAVVEAGIDACAAAGPQLSAVHEPGEALAEWLRRYTEFLGTKRGLAPALHSGDPAYAALPGYFLEKVGPALATLLDTAAKSGAVRDDVSAHDLLYAIANLCMPVPGQGPEYNQRMVTVLIDGLRTPPAARQGKP from the coding sequence ATGACCGACGAAGCCGACCGCACCGGACCACCCCGCCGCATCCGCGCGGACGCGCAGCGCAACGTGGACGCCCTGATCAAGGCCGCCAGGACCGTCTTCGACACGTCCGGCGTCGACGCGCCCGCCAAGGAGATCGGCGACCTGGCCGGCGTCGGCGTCGGGACCCTCTACCGGCACTTCCCGCTACGGTCGGACCTGGTCAAGGCGGTGGTGGAGGCGGGGATCGACGCGTGCGCGGCCGCCGGCCCGCAGCTCAGCGCCGTACACGAGCCCGGGGAGGCACTCGCGGAGTGGCTGCGCCGGTACACCGAGTTCCTCGGCACGAAGCGCGGGCTGGCCCCGGCCCTCCACTCGGGCGACCCGGCCTACGCGGCCCTGCCCGGCTACTTCCTGGAAAAGGTCGGCCCCGCACTCGCGACCCTGCTGGACACGGCGGCGAAGTCCGGAGCGGTACGCGACGACGTCAGCGCCCACGACCTGCTCTACGCGATCGCCAACCTATGCATGCCGGTGCCGGGCCAGGGCCCGGAGTACAACCAGCGCATGGTGACCGTACTGATCGACGGACTCCGCACACCCCCAGCCGCGAGGCAGGGCAAGCCTTGA
- a CDS encoding aldo/keto reductase: protein MRYRTLGRTGIKVSPYALGTLMFASTIGNADHEDSIRVIHKALDAGINFVDTADAYADSEEVVGKALHGRRDHVVLATKVSRPMGDDPNQQGTSRRWIVQAVENSLRRLRTDHIDLYQIHRLDPTTDVEETLSALTDLIRSGKVRAIGSSNTPASDIVEAQWVAERRGLARFRTEQPAYSLLNRGIEREVLPVVRRYGMGALVWGPLAQGLLTGRVRKNQENGLRRAGYFKHLTDEHRIDAVEQFIALAEEAGMPLTHLASAFAIAHPGVTSAIVGPRTTAHLDDLLAGLDVTLTDDILDRIDKIVPPGTDVGALDQAYVPPELDTAALRRRPLTERAAA from the coding sequence ATGCGGTACCGCACGCTCGGCCGTACCGGCATCAAGGTCAGCCCGTACGCCCTCGGTACGCTGATGTTCGCCTCGACCATCGGCAACGCCGACCACGAGGACTCGATCCGCGTCATCCACAAGGCGCTGGACGCCGGGATCAACTTCGTCGACACCGCCGACGCGTACGCCGACTCCGAGGAAGTGGTCGGCAAGGCGCTCCACGGGCGCCGCGACCACGTCGTCCTCGCCACCAAGGTGAGCCGTCCGATGGGCGACGACCCCAACCAGCAGGGCACGTCCCGCCGTTGGATCGTCCAGGCCGTCGAGAACTCGCTGCGCCGGCTGCGGACCGACCACATCGACCTCTACCAGATCCACCGTCTCGACCCCACGACCGACGTCGAGGAAACCCTCTCCGCGCTCACGGACCTGATCCGCAGCGGAAAGGTACGCGCCATCGGCTCCTCCAACACCCCGGCCTCCGACATCGTCGAGGCGCAGTGGGTCGCCGAGCGCCGCGGCCTGGCGCGCTTCCGTACCGAACAGCCCGCGTACTCCCTGCTCAATCGCGGCATCGAGCGGGAGGTGCTGCCCGTGGTACGGCGGTACGGCATGGGCGCCCTGGTCTGGGGGCCGCTCGCGCAAGGGCTGCTCACCGGCCGCGTCCGCAAGAACCAGGAGAACGGCCTGCGCCGCGCGGGCTACTTCAAGCACCTCACCGACGAGCACCGCATCGACGCCGTCGAGCAGTTCATCGCGCTGGCCGAGGAGGCGGGCATGCCGCTGACCCACCTCGCCTCGGCGTTCGCCATCGCCCACCCGGGCGTCACCAGTGCCATCGTCGGCCCGCGCACGACGGCCCACCTGGACGACCTCCTGGCCGGCCTGGACGTCACCCTCACCGACGACATCCTGGACCGGATCGACAAGATCGTCCCGCCGGGCACCGACGTGGGCGCGCTCGATCAGGCCTACGTCCCGCCGGAGTTGGACACCGCGGCCCTGCGCCGCCGCCCCCTCACCGAGCGGGCCGCCGCCTGA
- a CDS encoding TIGR03885 family FMN-dependent LLM class oxidoreductase: MTVYGFHASHEQVPPGDLLTAVVHAEEAGFTAAMCSDHFSPWSARQGESGFAWSWLGAALQATGRLPFGVVNAPGQRYHPAVIAQAIGSLGAMFPGRFWAALGSGEASNEHITGDRWPRKDLRNARLRECVDIIRALLRGEEVSHDGLVTVDRAKLWTLPRSVPPLFGAACSEATAGWCAEWADGLITVNAPHGQLRRIVDAYRSAGGSGPLYLQTHLSWAPSEDEARALAHDQWRTNVHGPPASWDLDTAELFDVVSEHVGDEQVARSVRVSADLGQHAAWLQEYADLGFDAVMLHHVGQEQDAFIDAFGAKVLPRLDVTEPPPAAAGTNSAEEVAR, encoded by the coding sequence ATGACCGTCTACGGATTTCACGCATCGCACGAACAGGTGCCTCCCGGCGACCTGTTGACCGCGGTCGTGCACGCGGAGGAGGCGGGTTTCACCGCCGCCATGTGCTCGGACCACTTCTCCCCCTGGAGCGCCCGCCAAGGCGAATCAGGCTTCGCCTGGTCGTGGTTGGGCGCCGCCCTCCAGGCCACCGGACGCCTCCCGTTCGGCGTCGTCAACGCCCCCGGCCAGCGCTATCACCCCGCCGTCATCGCCCAGGCCATCGGCAGTCTCGGCGCGATGTTCCCCGGCCGCTTCTGGGCCGCGCTCGGCAGCGGTGAGGCCTCCAACGAGCACATCACCGGCGACCGTTGGCCCCGCAAGGACCTGCGCAACGCGCGGCTGCGCGAGTGCGTCGACATCATCCGCGCGCTGCTGCGCGGCGAGGAGGTGAGCCACGACGGGCTGGTGACCGTGGACCGGGCCAAGCTGTGGACCCTGCCCCGCAGCGTCCCGCCGCTGTTCGGCGCCGCGTGCAGCGAGGCCACCGCCGGCTGGTGCGCGGAGTGGGCCGACGGCCTGATCACCGTGAACGCCCCGCACGGACAACTGCGCCGCATCGTCGACGCCTACCGGTCCGCCGGGGGCTCGGGGCCGCTGTACCTCCAGACCCATCTGAGCTGGGCCCCGTCCGAGGACGAGGCCCGCGCGCTCGCCCACGACCAGTGGCGTACGAACGTCCATGGCCCGCCTGCCAGTTGGGACCTGGACACGGCCGAGCTGTTCGACGTCGTCAGCGAGCACGTGGGGGACGAGCAGGTGGCCCGCTCGGTACGGGTCTCCGCGGACCTCGGGCAACACGCGGCCTGGCTCCAGGAGTACGCCGACCTCGGGTTCGACGCGGTGATGCTGCACCACGTCGGCCAGGAACAGGACGCGTTCATCGACGCGTTCGGCGCGAAGGTCCTGCCCCGGCTGGACGTCACGGAACCGCCCCCGGCCGCCGCGGGGACCAACTCGGCCGAGGAGGTCGCGCGATGA